The following are encoded together in the Rhizobium brockwellii genome:
- a CDS encoding Tm-1-like ATP-binding domain-containing protein yields the protein MKQIYVVGTADTKGEELEYLAACIEAAGGGVVRVDVGIGEPATAVDVKADAVAACHPDGAEAVLASGDRGRAVEAMGIAFARFLVERQDIAGVIGIGGGGGTSIITAGMRQLPLGLPKIMVSTLASGDVAPYVDVSDIVMMPSVTDMAGLNRLSRVILHNAAQAITAMARRPAEVTASKPALGLTMFGVTTPAVSAMAERLRADYDCLVFHATGTGGRAMEKLADSELISGVLDITTTEVCDLLFGGVLPATSDRFGAIARKGLPYVGSVGALDMVNFWAPETVPERYAGRLFYRHNPNVTLMRTTSAECAQIGRWIGDKLNLCHGPLRFLIPEKGVSALDIEGGAFFDPQANAALFAALEATVKPTASRRIIRLPFHINDPDFAEAAVAAYRDIANP from the coding sequence ATGAAGCAGATCTACGTGGTCGGCACGGCCGACACGAAGGGCGAGGAGCTTGAGTATCTGGCCGCTTGCATCGAAGCGGCGGGCGGGGGTGTTGTCCGCGTCGACGTCGGCATAGGCGAGCCTGCGACCGCCGTCGATGTGAAGGCCGACGCAGTGGCGGCGTGCCATCCTGACGGGGCGGAAGCCGTTCTTGCCAGCGGGGACCGCGGAAGGGCGGTCGAGGCGATGGGCATTGCCTTCGCGCGTTTCCTCGTGGAGCGCCAGGATATCGCCGGCGTCATCGGTATCGGTGGAGGCGGGGGCACTTCGATCATTACCGCAGGCATGCGCCAATTGCCGCTCGGTCTGCCAAAGATCATGGTCTCGACGCTCGCATCCGGCGACGTTGCTCCCTATGTCGATGTTTCCGACATCGTGATGATGCCCTCGGTCACGGACATGGCGGGCCTGAACCGGCTGAGCCGCGTCATCCTTCACAACGCCGCCCAGGCGATCACCGCCATGGCCCGCCGCCCGGCTGAGGTGACTGCATCCAAACCGGCCCTCGGGCTTACCATGTTCGGCGTTACCACACCTGCCGTATCCGCCATGGCCGAGCGCCTTCGGGCGGACTATGATTGCCTGGTCTTCCACGCCACAGGCACGGGCGGGCGGGCGATGGAGAAGCTTGCCGACAGCGAGCTCATCTCTGGCGTGCTCGACATCACGACGACCGAGGTCTGCGACCTGCTTTTCGGCGGCGTCTTGCCCGCCACCTCGGACCGTTTCGGCGCCATTGCTCGCAAAGGCTTGCCCTATGTCGGTTCGGTTGGTGCGCTCGACATGGTGAATTTCTGGGCGCCGGAGACCGTTCCTGAGCGCTATGCCGGCCGGCTGTTTTACCGGCACAACCCGAACGTCACCTTGATGCGCACAACGTCGGCCGAATGTGCGCAGATTGGCCGCTGGATCGGCGACAAGCTCAATCTCTGCCACGGCCCCCTACGCTTCCTCATTCCCGAAAAGGGCGTTTCGGCCCTCGACATCGAAGGCGGTGCGTTCTTCGATCCGCAAGCCAACGCCGCGCTTTTTGCCGCGCTCGAGGCGACGGTGAAGCCGACGGCGTCGCGACGTATTATTCGCCTGCCGTTCCATATCAACGACCCAGATTTCGCCGAGGCCGCCGTCGCAGCCTATCGTGACATCGCCAACCCCTGA